One region of Miscanthus floridulus cultivar M001 chromosome 19, ASM1932011v1, whole genome shotgun sequence genomic DNA includes:
- the LOC136525958 gene encoding senescence-specific cysteine protease SAG39-like, with amino-acid sequence MATLKASILAILGFAFLCGAALAARDLNDDSAMVARHEQWMARYNRIYKDATEKAQRFEVFKANVKYIESFNAGENRKFWLGVNQFADLTNDEFRATKTNKGFKPSPVKIPTGFRYENVSLDPLPATIDWRTKGAVTPIKDQGQCGKYI; translated from the coding sequence ATGGCTACCCTCAAGGCATCAATCTTGGCAATCCTCGGCTTCGCCTTCTTATGCGGTGCTGCCCTCGCTGCTCGTGACCTGAACGACGACTCAGCCATGGTGGCGAGGCATGAGCAATGGATGGCGCGGTACAACCGCATCTACAAAGACGCCACCGAGAAGGCTCAGCGGTTCGAGGTGTTCAAGGCTAATGTTAAGTACATCGAGTCGTTTAACGCTGGTGAGAACCGCAAGTTCTGGCTCGGCGTCAACCAGTTCGCCGACCTTACCAACGACGAGTTCAGGGCTACCAAGACCAACAAGGGCTTCAAACCTAGCCCTGTGAAGATCCCTACCGGATTTAGGTATGAGAATGTTAGCCTCGATCCGCTTCCGGCGACCATCGACTGGAGGACCAAGGGTGCCGTCACTCCCATCAAGGATCAAGGCCAATGTGGTAAGTACATTTAG